A single region of the Streptomyces sp. NBC_00236 genome encodes:
- the recG gene encoding ATP-dependent DNA helicase RecG, with translation MDRVSAFDEPLKKLLGGATAKVMAEHLDLHTVGDLLHHYPRRYEERGRLTALTDLPLEEHVTVVAQVQDARVMMFNGGRGKRLEVTLTDGHGRLQLVFFGHGVHKPHKELLPGRRAMFAGKVSVFNRKMQLAHPTYQLLDADPADEAGATEAVDAFAGKLLPIYPACKQLDSWRIAKAVDAVLPSAQEAVDPLPATLREGRGFTPLPEALLKIHRPQTKADVAAARDRLKWDEAFVLQVALARRRYADTQLPAVARKPVPGGLLDAFDAKLPFTLTDGQVKVSKEIFDGLATEHPMHRLLQGEVGSGKTMVALRAMLGTVDAGGQAAMLAPTEVLAQQHHRSITEMMGELAEGGMLGGSDQGTKVVLLTGSMGMAARRQALLDLVTGEAGIVIGTHALIEDKVRFHDLGLVVVDEQHRFGVEQRDALRSKAHSQGERRSPHLLVMTATPIPRTVAMTVFGDLETSVLDQLPAGRSPIASHVVPAKDKPHFLSRAWERVREEVENGHQAYVVCPRIGDDEDDAAKKKGKKKADEEKAGQEGDKRPPLAVLEIAEQLAKGPLAGLRIEVLHGRMHPDDKDDVMRRFAAAQVDVLVATTVIEVGVNVPNATAMVIMDADRFGVSQLHQLRGRVGRGSAPGLCLLVSEAHEASPARARLSAVAATLDGFELSRIDLEQRREGDVLGQAQSGVRSSLRVLSVIDDEEVIAAARQEAVTVVAADPDLEHLPELRIALDALLDKDREEYLDKG, from the coding sequence ATGGACCGCGTGTCTGCGTTCGACGAACCCCTCAAGAAGCTGCTCGGTGGCGCCACCGCGAAGGTGATGGCCGAGCACCTCGACCTGCACACGGTCGGTGATCTCCTGCATCACTACCCGCGGCGGTACGAGGAGCGCGGCCGGCTCACGGCGCTCACCGACCTCCCGCTGGAGGAGCACGTGACGGTCGTCGCCCAGGTCCAGGACGCCCGCGTGATGATGTTCAACGGCGGCCGGGGCAAGCGCCTCGAAGTCACTCTCACCGACGGCCACGGCCGGCTCCAGCTGGTCTTCTTCGGCCACGGCGTCCACAAGCCGCACAAGGAGCTGCTCCCGGGCCGGCGCGCCATGTTCGCCGGCAAGGTCTCCGTCTTCAACCGCAAGATGCAGCTGGCCCACCCCACGTACCAGCTGCTCGACGCGGACCCGGCCGACGAGGCCGGGGCGACCGAGGCCGTCGACGCCTTCGCCGGCAAGCTGCTCCCGATCTACCCCGCCTGCAAACAGCTCGACTCCTGGCGCATCGCCAAGGCGGTCGACGCCGTACTGCCCAGCGCCCAGGAGGCCGTGGACCCGCTCCCCGCCACGCTGCGCGAGGGCCGCGGCTTCACCCCGCTGCCCGAGGCCCTCCTGAAGATCCACCGGCCGCAGACCAAGGCCGACGTCGCCGCGGCCAGGGACCGGCTGAAATGGGACGAGGCCTTCGTCCTCCAGGTCGCCCTGGCCCGCCGCCGGTACGCGGACACCCAGCTGCCCGCCGTCGCCCGCAAACCGGTCCCCGGGGGACTCCTCGACGCCTTCGACGCCAAACTGCCGTTCACCCTCACCGACGGCCAGGTCAAGGTCTCCAAGGAGATCTTCGACGGGCTGGCGACCGAGCACCCGATGCACCGGCTGCTCCAGGGCGAGGTCGGCTCGGGCAAGACGATGGTCGCCCTGCGCGCCATGCTGGGCACCGTCGACGCCGGCGGACAGGCCGCCATGCTCGCGCCCACGGAGGTCCTCGCGCAGCAGCACCACCGGTCGATCACCGAGATGATGGGGGAGCTCGCCGAAGGCGGCATGCTGGGCGGGTCCGACCAGGGCACCAAGGTCGTCCTGCTCACCGGGTCGATGGGGATGGCCGCCCGCCGGCAGGCGCTTCTCGACCTGGTCACCGGTGAGGCCGGGATCGTCATCGGGACGCATGCCCTGATCGAGGACAAGGTGCGGTTCCACGACCTGGGACTGGTCGTCGTCGACGAGCAGCACCGCTTCGGGGTGGAACAGCGCGACGCCCTTCGGTCCAAGGCGCACTCCCAGGGGGAAAGGAGGTCGCCGCATCTGCTCGTCATGACCGCCACCCCCATTCCCCGGACCGTCGCGATGACCGTGTTCGGCGATCTGGAGACCTCCGTCCTGGACCAGCTGCCCGCCGGCCGCTCGCCGATCGCCAGCCATGTCGTCCCCGCCAAGGACAAACCCCACTTCCTCAGCAGGGCCTGGGAGCGGGTCCGCGAAGAGGTGGAGAACGGCCACCAGGCCTACGTGGTCTGCCCCCGCATCGGCGACGACGAGGACGACGCCGCCAAGAAGAAGGGGAAGAAGAAGGCCGACGAGGAGAAGGCAGGGCAGGAGGGGGACAAGCGCCCTCCGCTCGCCGTCCTGGAGATCGCCGAGCAGCTGGCCAAGGGCCCGCTGGCGGGTCTGCGCATCGAGGTGCTGCACGGCAGGATGCACCCCGACGACAAGGACGACGTGATGCGGCGCTTCGCCGCGGCCCAGGTGGACGTCCTGGTGGCCACCACCGTCATCGAGGTCGGGGTCAACGTCCCCAACGCCACCGCGATGGTGATCATGGACGCCGACCGGTTCGGCGTCTCCCAGCTCCACCAGCTGCGCGGCCGGGTCGGCCGAGGATCGGCTCCCGGCCTCTGCCTGCTGGTCAGCGAGGCCCACGAGGCGAGCCCCGCCCGCGCCCGTCTCTCCGCCGTGGCTGCCACCCTCGACGGCTTCGAGCTCTCCCGGATCGACCTCGAACAGCGGCGCGAGGGTGACGTCCTCGGCCAGGCCCAGTCCGGGGTCCGCTCCTCGCTCCGGGTCCTGAGCGTCATCGACGACGAGGAGGTCATCGCCGCCGCCCGGCAGGAGGCCGTCACGGTCGTGGCCGCCGACCCGGACCTGGAGCACCTGCCCGAACTGCGTATCGCGCTCGACGCCCTGCTCGACAAGGACCGTGAGGAGTACCTCGACAAGGGGTGA
- the rsmD gene encoding 16S rRNA (guanine(966)-N(2))-methyltransferase RsmD, which yields MTRVIAGVAGGRRLAVPPGTGTRPTSDRAREGLFSTWQALLGTLDGIRIADLYAGSGAVGLEALSRGAVHALLVEADAKAVRTVRDNVRTLGLPGAEVRAGKAEQIVTGPAPADPYDVVFLDPPYAVTDDDLGEILLTLRAQGWLTGDALVTVERSTRGGEFSWPKGFEPLRARRYGEGTLWYGRAAATCEDAR from the coding sequence ATGACCCGCGTGATCGCAGGCGTGGCCGGCGGACGCCGCCTGGCCGTCCCGCCCGGCACCGGCACCCGCCCCACCTCGGACCGGGCGCGCGAGGGCCTGTTCTCCACCTGGCAGGCACTCCTCGGCACCCTCGACGGCATCCGGATCGCCGACCTCTACGCGGGCTCGGGAGCCGTCGGCCTCGAAGCGCTCTCCCGCGGAGCGGTCCACGCCCTGCTCGTCGAGGCCGACGCCAAGGCCGTCCGCACCGTCCGCGACAACGTCCGCACCCTGGGCCTGCCCGGCGCCGAGGTCCGCGCCGGCAAAGCGGAACAGATCGTGACAGGACCGGCGCCCGCGGACCCGTACGACGTGGTCTTCCTCGACCCGCCCTACGCCGTCACCGACGACGATCTTGGCGAGATCCTGCTCACACTCCGTGCCCAGGGGTGGCTCACAGGCGATGCGCTCGTCACGGTAGAACGCAGCACCAGAGGCGGAGAATTCAGCTGGCCCAAGGGATTCGAGCCATTGCGGGCCCGTCGCTACGGCGAGGGAACGCTTTGGTACGGTCGCGCCGCCGCTACGTGCGAAGACGCACGATGA
- the coaD gene encoding pantetheine-phosphate adenylyltransferase — MRRAVCPGSFDPITNGHLDIIGRASKLYDVVHVAVMINQSKKGLFTVDERIELIRQVTSDFGNVQVEAFHGLLVDFCKQRDIPAIVKGLRAVSDFDYELQMAQMNNGLSGVETLFVPTNPTYSFLSSSLVKEVATWGGDVSHLLPPLVHEALTERLAQQ; from the coding sequence TTGCGCCGCGCCGTCTGCCCGGGGTCGTTCGACCCCATCACCAACGGACATCTCGACATCATCGGCCGCGCCTCGAAGCTGTACGACGTCGTACATGTCGCGGTGATGATCAACCAGTCCAAGAAGGGCCTGTTCACGGTCGACGAGCGGATCGAGCTGATCCGCCAGGTCACCTCGGACTTCGGCAACGTCCAGGTCGAGGCCTTCCACGGGCTGCTGGTCGACTTCTGCAAGCAGCGCGACATCCCGGCGATCGTGAAGGGCCTGCGGGCCGTCAGCGACTTCGACTACGAACTCCAGATGGCCCAGATGAACAACGGGCTCTCGGGCGTCGAAACGCTCTTCGTGCCGACCAACCCGACCTACAGTTTCCTGTCGTCCTCCCTGGTCAAGGAGGTGGCGACGTGGGGCGGAGACGTCTCGCACCTGCTGCCTCCGCTGGTCCACGAGGCACTCACCGAGCGCCTCGCCCAGCAGTGA
- a CDS encoding ATP synthase F0 subunit B has translation MDVQKKLDEIVEAVGNARSMPMSASCVVNRAELLSMLEEVREALPGSLAQAAQVIGGHEQLVEQARQEAGRIIENAHAERGSLISGTEIARQSQAEADRILGEARKDAEEVRAEADEYVDSKLANFEVVLTKTIGSVDRGREKLLGRGQGFDEQGYEDPDFAEAPERSADPATLQRRADEYVDTKLGAFEAVLAKTLEAVGRGRQKLHGRVATDDLGAHMAAQDAAGTQGHTSDEDHWAGLAEIATPEPLPVPQQHSEPQYPAQPEPQYAQTYGYQEQPQDAYQGQAQQPDPYAGYQQQPDPYAGYQLQGYDPNQVQVPMPAQGYDAWQQPVQAQQQPLQQHGEGALDETSLFDTSMIDLEQLRRYEQER, from the coding sequence GTGGACGTGCAGAAGAAGCTCGACGAGATCGTCGAAGCGGTCGGGAACGCCCGGTCCATGCCCATGTCGGCGTCCTGCGTGGTCAACCGCGCCGAACTGCTCTCGATGCTCGAAGAGGTGCGCGAGGCCCTGCCCGGCTCGCTGGCACAGGCCGCGCAGGTCATCGGCGGTCACGAGCAGCTCGTCGAGCAGGCCCGCCAGGAGGCGGGGCGGATCATCGAGAACGCCCACGCCGAGCGCGGATCGCTCATCTCCGGCACGGAGATCGCCCGGCAGTCCCAGGCCGAGGCCGACCGGATCCTCGGTGAGGCCCGCAAGGACGCCGAGGAGGTACGGGCCGAGGCCGACGAGTACGTCGACAGCAAGCTCGCCAACTTCGAGGTCGTCCTCACCAAGACGATCGGCTCGGTCGACCGGGGCCGCGAGAAGCTCCTCGGCCGCGGCCAGGGCTTCGACGAGCAGGGCTACGAGGACCCGGACTTCGCCGAGGCCCCCGAGCGCAGCGCCGACCCGGCCACGCTCCAGCGCCGGGCCGACGAGTACGTGGACACCAAGCTCGGCGCCTTCGAGGCGGTGCTCGCCAAGACCCTGGAGGCCGTCGGCCGTGGCCGGCAGAAGCTGCACGGCCGGGTCGCCACCGACGACCTCGGCGCCCACATGGCCGCGCAGGACGCCGCGGGCACCCAGGGCCACACCAGCGACGAGGACCACTGGGCCGGTCTCGCCGAGATCGCCACCCCGGAACCGCTTCCGGTGCCCCAGCAGCACAGTGAGCCGCAGTACCCGGCGCAGCCGGAGCCGCAGTACGCGCAGACGTACGGGTACCAGGAGCAGCCGCAGGACGCGTACCAGGGCCAGGCCCAGCAGCCCGACCCGTACGCCGGATATCAGCAGCAGCCCGACCCGTACGCGGGGTACCAGCTGCAGGGCTACGACCCGAACCAGGTCCAGGTCCCCATGCCGGCGCAGGGCTACGACGCCTGGCAGCAGCCGGTACAGGCCCAGCAGCAGCCCCTCCAGCAGCACGGTGAGGGCGCACTGGACGAGACCAGCCTGTTCGACACCAGCATGATCGACCTGGAACAGCTCCGACGGTACGAACAGGAGCGCTGA
- a CDS encoding YceD family protein has translation MFDTHELGRRPGALKRLTRSADAPKDLGIDGVIGVPEGAPVELDVRLESVMEGVLVTGTARASAEGECVRCLEPLSLQVEADFQEMFSYPDADDRNRSKTADPVDDAEDDEDRFFLEDGLFDLESVLRDAVVLALPMQPVCTETCAGLCSECGIRLDENPGHHHDVVDARWAALQGLAETVQDGEKDNMGGADPGVDEKQEK, from the coding sequence GTGTTCGATACGCACGAGCTGGGTCGGCGTCCCGGTGCCCTCAAGCGGCTGACCCGCTCGGCGGACGCCCCCAAGGATCTCGGTATCGACGGGGTCATCGGTGTACCGGAAGGCGCACCGGTGGAGCTGGACGTCCGCCTCGAATCGGTCATGGAAGGTGTGCTTGTCACAGGCACCGCCCGTGCATCGGCCGAGGGGGAGTGCGTAAGGTGTCTGGAGCCGCTGAGCCTTCAGGTGGAGGCGGACTTCCAGGAAATGTTCTCGTACCCTGACGCCGATGACCGGAACCGCAGCAAGACCGCGGACCCGGTCGACGACGCCGAGGACGACGAGGACAGGTTCTTCCTCGAGGACGGCTTGTTCGACCTCGAGTCAGTGCTGCGTGATGCGGTGGTGCTCGCACTGCCGATGCAGCCGGTGTGCACGGAGACCTGTGCCGGCCTGTGTTCCGAATGCGGAATCAGGCTGGACGAGAATCCGGGCCACCACCACGATGTCGTCGATGCTCGATGGGCGGCATTGCAAGGACTCGCCGAGACCGTTCAGGACGGCGAGAAGGACAACATGGGCGGCGCCGATCCCGGCGTCGACGAGAAGCAGGAGAAGTAG
- the rpmF gene encoding 50S ribosomal protein L32, protein MAVPKRKMSRSNTRHRRSQWKAAVPTLVSCERCQEPKLQHIACPSCGTYNKRQVLEV, encoded by the coding sequence GTGGCTGTTCCGAAGCGGAAGATGTCGCGCAGCAACACGCGCCACCGCCGGTCGCAGTGGAAGGCTGCGGTCCCCACCCTGGTTTCGTGCGAGCGTTGCCAGGAGCCGAAGCTGCAGCACATCGCGTGCCCCAGCTGCGGCACGTACAACAAGCGCCAGGTCCTCGAGGTCTGA
- the rnc gene encoding ribonuclease III produces the protein MSELSHAKKQADNVNTASSHTLLEGRLGYHLESALLVRALTHRSYAYENGGLPTNERLEFLGDSVLGLVVTDTLYRTHPDLPEGQLAKLRAAVVNSRALAEVGRGLELGSFIRLGRGEEGTGGRDKASILADTLEAVIGAVYLDQGLDVASELVHRLFDPLIDRSSNLGAGLDWKTSLQELTASESLGVPEYLVTETGPDHEKTFTAAARVGGVSYGTGTGRSKKEAEQQAAESAWREISAAAEAREAAEKSAADGGAADTPADPASTDVAPA, from the coding sequence ATGTCTGAGTTGTCCCACGCCAAGAAGCAGGCAGACAACGTCAACACAGCCTCGTCCCACACGCTTCTGGAAGGGCGGCTCGGGTACCACCTCGAGTCCGCCCTTCTGGTGCGTGCGCTGACCCATCGTTCGTACGCGTACGAGAACGGCGGTCTGCCCACCAACGAGCGGCTCGAATTCCTCGGGGATTCGGTGCTCGGCCTGGTGGTCACGGACACGCTGTACCGCACTCACCCCGACCTGCCTGAAGGCCAGCTGGCCAAATTGCGGGCCGCGGTGGTCAACTCGCGTGCGCTTGCGGAAGTGGGCCGCGGCCTCGAACTCGGCTCCTTCATCCGGCTCGGCCGCGGTGAAGAGGGCACGGGTGGCCGGGACAAGGCGTCCATCCTCGCCGACACCCTTGAAGCGGTGATCGGTGCGGTCTATCTCGATCAGGGCCTCGACGTGGCCTCGGAGCTGGTTCACCGGCTCTTCGACCCGTTGATCGACAGGTCCTCGAACCTCGGTGCCGGCCTGGACTGGAAGACCAGTCTCCAGGAGCTCACCGCGAGCGAGAGCCTCGGAGTCCCCGAGTACCTCGTCACGGAGACCGGCCCGGACCACGAGAAGACCTTTACTGCTGCTGCTCGCGTCGGTGGTGTCTCGTACGGCACCGGCACCGGCCGTAGCAAGAAGGAAGCGGAGCAGCAGGCGGCAGAATCCGCCTGGCGCGAGATCAGCGCCGCCGCGGAAGCACGGGAGGCCGCGGAGAAGTCCGCTGCCGACGGAGGGGCCGCCGACACCCCTGCCGACCCGGCGTCCACGGACGTTGCTCCTGCCTGA
- the mutM gene encoding bifunctional DNA-formamidopyrimidine glycosylase/DNA-(apurinic or apyrimidinic site) lyase codes for MPELPEVEVVRRGLERWVAGRTVSEVEVLHPRAVRRHLAGGADFAARLGGVRLGTAMRRGKYLWVPLDDAATSLLGHLGMSGQLLVQPGGAPDEKHLRIRICFDDAVGTELRFVDQRTFGGLSLHENTAEGLPDTIAHIARDPLDPAFDDDAFHTALRLRRTTVKRALLDQSLISGVGNIYADEALWRARLHYDRPTATLTRPKSAELLGHVRDVMNAALAQGGTSFDSLYVNVNGESGYFDRSLDAYGREDEPCHRCGTPIRRRAWMNRSSYFCPRCQRPPRA; via the coding sequence GTGCCCGAGCTGCCCGAGGTGGAAGTCGTCCGGCGAGGGCTTGAGCGATGGGTCGCCGGGCGCACGGTCTCCGAGGTCGAGGTCCTGCATCCCCGTGCGGTCCGCCGGCATCTCGCGGGCGGTGCGGATTTCGCGGCCAGGCTGGGTGGTGTCCGTCTCGGGACGGCGATGCGCCGCGGCAAGTATCTGTGGGTGCCGCTCGACGACGCGGCCACCTCGCTCCTCGGTCACCTGGGCATGAGCGGCCAACTGCTCGTACAGCCCGGGGGCGCACCCGACGAGAAGCATCTGCGGATCAGGATCTGCTTCGACGACGCCGTCGGCACCGAGCTGCGCTTCGTCGACCAGCGCACCTTCGGCGGCCTCTCCCTCCACGAGAACACCGCCGAGGGACTGCCCGACACCATCGCGCACATCGCCCGCGACCCGCTGGACCCGGCCTTCGACGACGACGCGTTCCACACCGCGCTGCGTCTGCGCCGTACGACGGTCAAGCGCGCCCTGCTCGACCAGTCGCTGATCAGCGGGGTCGGCAACATCTACGCGGACGAGGCGCTCTGGCGCGCCAGGCTGCACTACGACCGGCCGACCGCCACCCTGACCCGCCCCAAGTCGGCCGAGCTGCTCGGCCACGTCCGCGACGTGATGAACGCGGCGCTGGCACAGGGCGGCACGAGCTTCGACAGCCTCTACGTGAACGTGAACGGCGAGTCCGGCTACTTCGACCGCTCGCTCGACGCCTACGGCCGCGAGGACGAGCCGTGCCACCGCTGCGGTACGCCGATCCGGCGCCGCGCCTGGATGAACCGGTCGAGCTACTTCTGCCCGCGCTGCCAGCGCCCGCCGCGCGCGTAG
- a CDS encoding winged helix-turn-helix transcriptional regulator, whose product MDATDLGGSTPDVDGPNSSLPFDVFSKQCPSRGTLEHVTGRWGSLTLGALYESSLRFNALRRRIDGVSEKMLSQTLHALERDGLVHREAQPTNPPRVDYELTPLGRQVAEQLRGLIQLVQGRMSEVLVARERYDEAHASRP is encoded by the coding sequence ATGGACGCGACAGACCTCGGCGGCAGCACCCCGGACGTGGACGGCCCGAACAGCAGCCTTCCGTTCGACGTCTTCTCCAAGCAGTGCCCTTCGCGCGGCACCCTGGAGCATGTCACCGGCCGCTGGGGCAGTCTGACGCTCGGCGCGCTGTACGAGAGCAGCCTCCGGTTCAACGCGCTGCGCCGCCGGATCGACGGGGTGAGCGAGAAGATGCTCTCCCAGACACTGCACGCGCTGGAGCGCGACGGTCTGGTGCACCGCGAGGCCCAGCCGACCAATCCGCCGCGCGTCGACTACGAGCTCACGCCCCTGGGCCGGCAGGTCGCCGAACAGCTTCGTGGACTGATCCAGCTCGTCCAGGGCCGGATGTCCGAGGTCCTGGTGGCCAGAGAGCGTTACGACGAGGCCCACGCAAGCCGGCCCTGA
- a CDS encoding CAP domain-containing protein has translation MGRHRRSAAAPAAEQAAEGTAGRNRGARRRKRSGLPVRTGLIGVSAAMAVGAVAVASGLVPGGDTYNVGGGPAADQVRSEGAPDLLTQGGSTTAPADRGSASTPASRGTERPEAPTKSASSKAGTPSASPSKTSEPTKTKEAATATEQARRSASKTTSAGTTKSSAPASASSPAKPTAKPSTSAPAARKTTAPAAATSAQAAVLALVNQERSKVGCSPVTASSSLASLAQSFSDDMAARGFFDHTDPDGQSPWDRAAKAGVTGLGGENIARGQADAEAVMEAWMNSEGHRANILNCDYKTLGVGVHFGSGGPWWTQDFGF, from the coding sequence ATGGGACGTCATCGACGCTCCGCCGCAGCTCCCGCCGCCGAACAAGCCGCGGAGGGAACCGCAGGCCGGAACCGGGGGGCGCGCCGCAGGAAGCGGTCCGGCCTGCCGGTACGTACGGGACTGATCGGCGTCTCCGCGGCCATGGCCGTCGGAGCGGTGGCGGTGGCCTCCGGACTCGTGCCCGGCGGCGACACCTACAACGTGGGTGGCGGCCCGGCCGCCGACCAGGTGCGCTCCGAGGGGGCCCCGGACCTTCTGACACAGGGCGGCTCCACGACCGCTCCCGCCGACCGCGGTTCCGCCTCGACCCCGGCCAGCCGGGGCACCGAGCGCCCCGAGGCGCCCACGAAGTCGGCCTCCTCCAAGGCCGGCACGCCGTCCGCGTCCCCCTCGAAGACGTCCGAGCCGACGAAGACGAAGGAGGCGGCCACCGCCACGGAGCAGGCGCGGCGCTCCGCCTCGAAGACCACCTCCGCCGGAACCACGAAGAGTTCGGCGCCGGCTTCCGCGTCGAGTCCGGCCAAGCCGACGGCCAAGCCCTCGACCTCCGCGCCGGCCGCCCGTAAGACGACCGCACCGGCCGCCGCCACCTCGGCCCAGGCCGCCGTCCTCGCCCTGGTCAACCAGGAGCGTTCCAAGGTGGGCTGCAGCCCGGTGACCGCGAGTTCCTCGCTGGCCTCGCTCGCCCAGAGCTTCAGCGACGACATGGCCGCCCGCGGGTTCTTCGACCACACCGACCCGGACGGACAGTCCCCGTGGGACCGTGCCGCGAAGGCCGGCGTCACGGGTCTCGGAGGCGAGAACATCGCCCGCGGCCAGGCCGACGCCGAGGCCGTGATGGAGGCCTGGATGAACAGCGAAGGCCACCGCGCAAACATTCTCAACTGCGACTACAAGACGCTCGGCGTCGGTGTCCACTTCGGTTCCGGCGGCCCCTGGTGGACGCAGGACTTCGGCTTCTGA
- a CDS encoding acylphosphatase: MNEDVRLTAWVRGRVQQVGFRWFTRANALEIGGLTGFALNLDDGRVQVVAEGRRENCHRLLDWLRSDDTPGRVDGVTEIWDTPRGGYEGFAIR; the protein is encoded by the coding sequence ATGAACGAAGATGTACGGCTCACCGCCTGGGTACGCGGCCGAGTACAGCAAGTAGGGTTCCGCTGGTTCACCAGGGCAAACGCTTTGGAGATCGGCGGCCTCACCGGATTCGCGCTCAATCTCGACGACGGCAGAGTGCAGGTGGTGGCCGAAGGGCGGCGTGAGAATTGCCACCGGCTGCTGGATTGGCTCCGCTCGGACGACACACCCGGCCGCGTTGACGGAGTCACTGAGATCTGGGACACGCCGCGGGGTGGATACGAGGGATTCGCGATCCGCTGA